The following are from one region of the Aquirufa lenticrescens genome:
- the trmB gene encoding tRNA (guanosine(46)-N7)-methyltransferase TrmB, giving the protein MSRRKTAKYNLAIALDNVIQSPKPIFGTLAGKWKSDYFKNDSSLVLELGCGRGEYTNGLGKLFPEMNFIGVDVKGDRLAQGGRAARELELTNTAFLRIHMQEIDEQFAENEVDEIWITFPDPRLRDRDEKRRLTFHTFLNRYKKILKPGGILHLKTDSLPFFEFSEGSLTENGWDIIVKTNDLYTSEWMDDHFGIKTRFEEMFYEKGFNINYLRAINAK; this is encoded by the coding sequence TTGAGCAGAAGAAAAACAGCCAAATACAATTTAGCCATCGCCTTAGATAATGTCATCCAAAGTCCGAAACCCATTTTCGGAACCTTGGCTGGTAAATGGAAATCGGATTACTTTAAAAATGACAGCTCATTAGTTTTAGAACTTGGCTGTGGCCGAGGAGAATACACGAATGGCTTAGGTAAACTATTTCCCGAGATGAATTTCATCGGAGTTGATGTTAAAGGAGATCGATTAGCACAAGGAGGGAGAGCTGCGAGAGAACTTGAATTAACGAACACTGCGTTTCTTCGCATCCATATGCAAGAGATAGACGAACAGTTTGCGGAAAATGAAGTCGATGAAATTTGGATCACTTTTCCGGACCCTCGTCTTCGAGATCGTGATGAGAAACGCCGCCTCACTTTTCACACTTTTCTGAATCGCTACAAGAAAATCTTAAAGCCTGGAGGTATTCTTCACCTTAAAACCGATTCTTTGCCTTTCTTCGAATTTTCAGAGGGCTCGCTAACTGAAAATGGTTGGGACATCATCGTCAAGACGAATGATTTATACACTTCCGAATGGATGGACGATCACTTTGGAATCAAAACACGCTTCGAGGAGATGTTCTACGAAAAAGGATTTAACATCAATTACCTCAGAGCTATAAATGCGAAATAA
- the gap gene encoding type I glyceraldehyde-3-phosphate dehydrogenase encodes MKKIKVAINGFGRIGRLTFRRLLEKENVEIVAINDLTDNATLVHLLKYDSVHGRFNGTVTSDADSITVNGNVIKAFAERDPKQLPWGALGIDVVLESTGRFIDQEGAGQHLTAGARKVIISAPAKGDIPTVVLGVNDDTLTDDMTIISNASCTTNCLAPMAKVLDDAFGIEKGFMTTVHAYTADQNLQDAPHSDLRRSRAAAYSIIPTSTGAAKAVGLVLPHLKGKLDGNAMRVPTPDGSVTDFTVVLKKEATVAEINAALKAAADGPMKGILEFTTDEIVSIDIIGNQHSCILDSKLTTAMGNLVKVVGWYDNEFGYSSRAADLIARVG; translated from the coding sequence ATGAAAAAAATTAAAGTTGCTATTAATGGTTTTGGTCGTATCGGTCGACTTACTTTCCGTCGTTTATTGGAAAAAGAAAATGTGGAAATCGTTGCTATTAACGATTTAACTGACAATGCTACTTTGGTACACTTACTAAAGTATGATTCAGTTCACGGTCGTTTTAATGGAACTGTTACTTCTGATGCTGACAGCATTACTGTTAATGGTAACGTGATTAAAGCTTTTGCAGAACGTGATCCTAAGCAATTACCTTGGGGTGCTTTAGGAATAGATGTGGTTTTAGAATCTACTGGTCGTTTCATCGATCAAGAAGGTGCTGGTCAACACTTAACTGCTGGTGCTCGTAAAGTAATCATCTCCGCTCCTGCTAAAGGTGATATTCCTACAGTTGTTTTAGGTGTTAATGATGATACATTAACGGATGATATGACGATTATCTCTAATGCATCTTGTACAACTAACTGTTTAGCTCCAATGGCTAAAGTGTTAGATGATGCGTTTGGAATCGAAAAAGGATTCATGACTACAGTTCACGCTTATACAGCGGATCAAAACTTACAAGATGCACCTCACTCCGATTTACGTCGTTCTCGTGCTGCAGCATATTCTATCATTCCTACATCTACAGGTGCTGCTAAAGCGGTAGGTTTAGTATTACCTCACTTGAAAGGTAAATTAGATGGTAACGCAATGCGTGTTCCTACTCCTGATGGATCTGTTACAGATTTTACCGTAGTATTAAAGAAAGAAGCTACAGTTGCTGAAATCAACGCTGCTTTAAAAGCTGCTGCTGATGGCCCAATGAAAGGTATCTTAGAATTCACTACAGATGAAATCGTATCTATCGATATCATCGGAAACCAACACTCTTGTATCTTAGATTCTAAGTTAACAACAGCGATGGGTAACTTAGTGAAAGTAGTAGGTTGGTATGATAACGAATTTGGTTATTCATCTCGTGCAGCAGATTTGATCGCTCGCGTAGGTTAA